The sequence CATCGATCAGACTGATAATGCGCGGAACTGGCGCCGCGAGCAGGGCCAATGCCGCACCAATCAATGCGACCACGATCAAGGAAAGCGCTGGCGTCTTGTGGCGTGCGTGGATCTCCTTGAAACGCTTAGGGACATAACCGGTACGAGCCATCGCCAAGAGCACCCGCGATCCCGCACCCTGGTAGACATAGCCAGCAACCCCTGGACCAAGGATGCCAACGATGACAGCAACGACGAGGAGCCAATCCACACCACGGTTGGTGGTGAGGGCGATAAATGGGTTGGTCGTCACTTTGGTGAGAGCCGTCCACTCGCCGACCTTGGTGGAGAGAGTGCCCCAGCTGAGTCCAGCTATCAGCGCAACACTAAAGAGCACGTAGATGACGAACTGAACGATCAGGGTGTAGATGATTCCTACCTTCAGGGTGCGGCCATCCTTAGCCTCTTCGGCAAAATCAGGAATCACCCTGATCGCGCCGAAGGCAAACATTGCTATTGGCACAGCGGCAAAGATTGGACCGATCCCATACGGCGCAAAGCCGCCAAAAGCACTGAAGTTCGATGCCCGCCCCATGACAAGAATAAATCCGATCGCCAACAGCAAGTACAGTACGATCTTGACACCACCAAGCGCATTGTTGATGCGAGCGAGGATCTTCACGCCGTAGAAGTTCACTGGGATGTAGACAACGAGGAGTACCAGTGCAACGAGCGCGCCCGAGAGCGTGGGATCGCCCTTCGCATTCAAAAACCCAGAATCGAAGTAGCTGAGTGCAGTGACAGTAGCGATAGCCTCGATCGGCGGGATGAGGAGGTACCACACAAGGCTGCCGACTGAATTCACCAGATTTGCCACCCAACCATGGGTATAGAGCGAGTAACGTGCAGGGCCACCTGCCTCAGGGAAACGAACACTCATGTCCACATAGGTGATACCGATGAACGTATATATCACACACCCGATCACCCATGAGACGATCATTGCTGGCCCGGCGACTGCCGCCATTCCGATACCACTAAAGAGGGCACCCGTTCCGACTGCACCTCCAACACCAAGAATAATCATCGGTAGAAGCGAGATTCCCTTGCGAAGAGATCCACCACCTTCTCCCGAATTATCGATAGAACTATCCGTCGTTTGAGCCATAAGCACCCCCTAGGTACGTTAGATTTTGCTATGTCCCTAGTAACGATGTTAGCAAGATCTCCCGTATAATGTGCTATTCATTGTATGAGTATGCAGTAAAATCCAGGAGAACTACCAGCTCAATAAGGAAATATCACCACGCAAGAATTTTTACGGCTTGTTCCGCTGCATACCGTTTTCAGGTGCCAAGAAGTCCTGGCACTCCTTTTACCCGGAGGCATTTATCGCTATAGTGAGATCAACTCACACTAATCGTGCCCATGCCACCACACAAAGCGCCGCTATCACTGATCAG is a genomic window of Ferrimicrobium sp. containing:
- a CDS encoding APC family permease, which translates into the protein MAQTTDSSIDNSGEGGGSLRKGISLLPMIILGVGGAVGTGALFSGIGMAAVAGPAMIVSWVIGCVIYTFIGITYVDMSVRFPEAGGPARYSLYTHGWVANLVNSVGSLVWYLLIPPIEAIATVTALSYFDSGFLNAKGDPTLSGALVALVLLVVYIPVNFYGVKILARINNALGGVKIVLYLLLAIGFILVMGRASNFSAFGGFAPYGIGPIFAAVPIAMFAFGAIRVIPDFAEEAKDGRTLKVGIIYTLIVQFVIYVLFSVALIAGLSWGTLSTKVGEWTALTKVTTNPFIALTTNRGVDWLLVVAVIVGILGPGVAGYVYQGAGSRVLLAMARTGYVPKRFKEIHARHKTPALSLIVVALIGAALALLAAPVPRIISLIDDAVVGGYISFGAVPAAMLAVRKQRGESFSVGSTLIAALGFGGASLVVYWSGWPAVPYAVILIAIGSVLLGFAQNFKQLLHSLWYIVWILFLAVMAAIGSVGKGNEISFNLSSVLVVVVSIFVILPWAVHSRLSVDEVEQLEAS